The sequence below is a genomic window from Dermacentor albipictus isolate Rhodes 1998 colony chromosome 2, USDA_Dalb.pri_finalv2, whole genome shotgun sequence.
AACGAATACGGGCTGTTACGAGCATCGTGCTTTAGCCTAGTCGCAACGATTCCTGTGATTTAGGACACGAATATGGTAAAATATATCGATTTGTACCAATGTCTAgcacggatgatgatgatgtgtggtaatttatggcgcaaaggccaggtttggccaaagatcGCCATGACAAATGGcaatgttaacgatgtattatggatggGGTGCACAttgaattcctcatggtagatgtgatacggctgtaaaggggcctaaataTTGCCGCTGTAATTGGCGTAGAATATATACGCGCTCAAATATTTACGCTCACCGGGtggtgatgtgggctatggcaatggggtTTTGTTAAAAACATGATGCAACAAAACATAACAATGAAACGATAGTTctaagagagcccttgaatgcaggccTGATAGTCATGTGCTAAACGTTGCCTGTCCAAATGATTTCCAGGGTGTGGGTTTCGGCTAAGAAATTTTAAAACTATCTGCAGATTAAAAAACGGTTTATCGCTAAGAAAAACTGCAGGGTGAACAGGTATATCTTCGCGATAttcagaagggaaatacttttgcTCTCTGCAGGGCACTGAACAATGTCTAGGAGGGAGAAGACGGACAGGGCAAGAGTGCTGCCCCGTCACAAGTCCGCTCTTAGTGGAGACGTACCTCCTGTGTTCCTAGTTCTGTTGTCATTCTTAAGATATAGCTATCAACTAAGATAAGCTGGTCCATTGGCAGTTCCTATACAACCACAATGCTGCTTAATTTTAAGAAATAATAAGCCACGAAATATTGAGAACGAGCCCCATCgttttctcagtttttttttcagccttcTTTTCATCTTTTAGCGCTCGACGTTCCGGCAGCTCAagcaagaattcttgctcttgaTTTTGCAGTAGTATGTTGCATTACTATTTGCAGTCATTAAGTTCTGTCTTCTTTATTGTTACCCTATTTTCGTCGAAATGACCCGGATTCGAAACTGTATGTTGCTCTTCTATCTCAATTCATCTTGAGATTGGTTTCGCCATTTTTTAAGGGCACCTTGGGCGGAAATATGTGACAGGATTTAAAAGGAATGCAAATTGTGTTGTGTGCCAGCAAAAATTTCTTTTTTGCGCGCCATTACAGATATTGTGGCGGAAACGATTTGCAGATTGCTTTCATTCGCTACTAATTAATAACATGGAGTGCTCTTTCTTTAGCCGGACTGGTGCAACGTTAAGTGGCGTATTATTTCTTAACAGCAACCTGTTAGGAATGACTTCGAATACTCACGTAACGTGCAATGATGCTATGTCTTTGGAAGTGTCAAATCTGCTTTTTGCTTTTCACGCCCTGTGGAACGGCGCCGCTTTAAGTTGGGAAATTACTATCGCCTGCCGTTGACCGGTTGTATCTAGGCATACGAGAGCTGGCTAGCGCCGACCCATTTGAAAACCCCGCAGCGTGGGAAGATGTACTACGCAACCTGGTGCGCGCTGTGCAGCGCGAGCTGACCATTCATGCAATCAAAGAGCGGGTGTACCTGCTCGTCAGTTATTTTAGGCAACAAGACACAGTCAACCTGAGAAAGTGAGTGTTCTGCTTCTCGTAGTACTGTTTGCGCTGTTTGTTCTTAGCTGAAACGAATAGTCGTAGCGTAACCTGCTCGTTTTCTCTGTAGATCCGGCAACGAGGAGCAATATGGAGAACGCGAACATCTGCTCCAAGAAGTGTCAGATTTGATGCGGAATGCCGGGCATGTGGCGAGGACCGTGCCGCGACGAGCAAGCTGCATGGGACCACGGCGACGTGTCACGTCGATGCCGTCGTCAACAGCTCGGCAGTGCATGGCGCGCGAGATTAGAGACTCGGCCACGGCTTCAATGGCCGTACTTCACACAGCCGAGGATGAGCAGCTAAATGGCAAGTGATCTGGAGTGGGCACTGGCATTAACGGATATGTCCGCGTATTTTGTAGTCCGCAAAATTTTCTCACCTTCGACAGATGGAATTTCTACTTACGTACCGATTTCCGTATTGTGTACGACGCCACGCATGTTTTGCCTAGCGCTTACGGAGTGGCGTATTGCTGGCCAGGTATTATGACTACGTACTTAGCCGAGGAATTTTCTTTGCACGTATTGCGTTTTTTGGTCGCATGTTGGCAGCTGTGCTTCTTTATGTGCCGTATAAGAACCCTTCCGGCAAAAATCTTGAACCCCCATTATTTTGTCCTTTAGAAACTGTTCAGCTTGGATCAGTCATCTTTTATTCTGCCTAAAAAAATATAGGACATGGTTTGAACATAATTGAACACTAGATTAATTTGCTGTGCTACTTTAAGAGACAAGGTGCGCAATATGAAATTGTACTTAAAGGCAATTTCATACTAACAGTGTTGTCATACCTTTACCTTGTTTTCTTGTGTGCAGATGAGAGATCTGCCTCGTACTTGCTGCTCTCAATGTACAACGAGTGTACAGAGCCACCAGTCGCAGAATTGGTTAGGGACCCAACGCCAGACGACAGCTGTGTGAGCAGGCCGACTCAGGAAGGGGCAGCCATTCAATCACGCATGTGCAAGGTGCACTCAAAACACATTTTATTCAATCATTCACAATGCATGCAACAGGCTCTGTTAAAGAGGGTGTTTATTTCTATGGGCAGGGGACAAACACAAATGAGAAGCAACTGCAATCTTACTACTATGCTTGCTTACATTCATGAAGGAGGTAGTATTACTACAGGATGGGCTTCTCGCACACCAGTGTTTCTGCATGTGCATAAAAAATTACCAAGGTTCAACACAATGTAATTCAATATCAAATGAAAAACACCAAAATGTGAAAAAACACCAACTAAT
It includes:
- the LOC135902742 gene encoding uncharacterized protein isoform X1; translated protein: MRNAGHVARTVPRRASCMGPRRRVTSMPSSTARQCMAREIRDSATASMAVLHTAEDEQLNDERSASYLLLSMYNECTEPPVAELVRDPTPDDSCVSRPTQEGAAIQSRMCKHWTTHKLRRPLEAAMRTSRLKRPCRTAQDDDTCKLSQQESEVSRLWGLSSYEGQKRQSLFTAGRK
- the LOC135902742 gene encoding uncharacterized protein isoform X2 translates to MRNAGHVARTVPRRASCMGPRRRVTSMPSSTARQCMAREIRDSATASMAVLHTAEDEQLNDERSASYLLLSMYNECTEPPVAELVRDPTPDDSCHWTTHKLRRPLEAAMRTSRLKRPCRTAQDDDTCKLSQQESEVSRLWGLSSYEGQKRQSLFTAGRK